In one window of Oncorhynchus kisutch isolate 150728-3 linkage group LG16, Okis_V2, whole genome shotgun sequence DNA:
- the LOC109882096 gene encoding uncharacterized protein KIAA1211-like, with the protein MKQSQSASDVTADVIAPRDDDSEDDCLGGPNTLGSRALSHDSIFLADQSQSSSEPTRVLSQENVHSRIRELQLKLQRQNMCLGPPPLLIPGKRMEDSGATSEDDGLPQSPPEILFHDRTAQGPSYKFPDTHRHHSSLSLAGTGSEEEEQCLSQPSSRPLSPNPASPCDPEPSPAVDFTSPAQYTPSLDSSAARHRMSVKPRNQRASAKGRKGPLRASRLGSESLSDLDPDQPLSEREEEQDGTEDEDREEEEERERPFSSSPKDSEEKPWQSVPPGGQKKVLQRQESSETEGRVTTNPLYLQAMISPLPEPMTKTSILETPSLPTPPSAAVEEPQKPPEPIRVKRPRTLIQDCSDQGSRPGSTSENILSRPLSPVYRSDNVTSTTNQLPLKEKPEENMTPATSNNGDRLSRNTQGVSLADTSSYTRHSALPTHASRVIRQTPRPAFERESVRETTAVPLLGVNEETSKLDLVQRTTGPPTGHEDTLPRANSFSTSSTSLRQRSKSATGRAHTGTRNKEVNAKGKGGEGLVVKNPHQESVRRQEVKPEQVTFKGLKENQPQPSPQERNVQTEVEVVEETGLKGGEKRDGQSEGNEEKEQERRSAFGVKLRTNSQSLKYRLQRDQEFRVGCHIVSTTAGPVKGKIGTSSKVRGDLANKASRKGPSQVSDCPPSYTLDRNRLNENQDDDDTDLVVDAFSDPDKGPSSRHALGLPRWAETPGSNGSAGSEPVWMSMAREKTRSLQQHLSPETVPGTGGTTTPQYTPSPLPAPTPAPQPRLQPTAQPSTQPPSQSQPSTKTALQKQPSPPVVQTPSQPIPSGRPILQGMHLTAKLKTLPSDQPNTQTASQQTPQGTAQQLTQPSSQPHTPTRPTLRGASERSSTSLKRPEKMPVEKWTERALPPGTMEESSNGQIEIHITNPEIPSSSSSSSSLSHRGQPTWMELAKRKSLAWSDKTMDLCVCVFEGGKEVPKESKKKTEIK; encoded by the exons ATGAAGCAGAGCCAGTCCGCCAGTGATGTCACTGCTGATGTCATAGCTCCGAGGGACGACGACTCAGAGGATGACTGTTT GGGCGGTCCAAATACACTGGGGTCCAGAGCTCTGTCACATGACAGCATCTTCCTGGCTGACCAATCACAGAGCTCCTCTGAGCCGACGAGGGTTCTGTCTCAGGAGAACGTACACAGCAGGATACGAGAACTACAG CTGAAACTGCAGCGGCAGAACATGTGTCTGGGCCCTCCCCCCTTGCTGATCCCTGGAAAGAGAATGGAAGATTCTGGAGCCACCTCTGAGGATGATGGTTTGCCCCAGAGCCCTCCAGAGATCTTGTTCCATGACCGAACAGCACAGGGGCCTTCCTACAAG TTCCCTGACACTCACAGGCACCATAGCTCTCTGAGTTTAGcagggacaggaagtgaggaggaggagcag TGCCTCTCCCAGCcctcctcccgtcctctctcCCCGAATCCTGCTTCCCCCTGTGATCCAGAGCCCTCCCCTGCAGTGGACTTTACCAGCCCAGCCCAGTACACTCCTAGCCTGGACAGCTCTGCCGCCCGTCACCGCATGTCTGTTAAACCCAGGAACCAGAGGGCCAGCGCCAAGGGAAGGAAAGGTCCCCTG AGAGCAAGCAGACTTGGCTCAGAGAGCCTGAGTGACCTGGACCCAGACCAGCCCCTgtctgagagggaggaagagcaggaTGGAACAGAGgacgaggacagagaggaagaggaggagagggagcgacCGTTCTCTTCATCTCCAAAAGACTCTGAGGAGAAGCCCTGGCAGTCAGTACCCCCTGGTGGTCAGAAAAAGGTATTACAGAGACAAGAGTCCTCCGAGACAGAGGGACGCGTCACCACCAATCCGCTCTACCTCCAGGCTATGATCTCTCCTCTACCAGAACCCATGACCAAGACCTCCATCCTGGAGACCCCGAGCCTGCCCACTCCCCCTTCAGCAGCAGTGGAGGAGCCACAGAAGCCCCCGGAACCTATCCGGGTCAAACGCCCAAGAACTCTCATCCAGGATTGTTCAGACCAGGGAAGTCGGCCTGGGTCTACATCTGAAAATATCCTCTCCAGGCCTCTCAGTCCTGTCTATAGATCAGATAATGTCACTTCCACCACAAATCAACTGCCCTTAAAAGAGAAGCCAGAGGAGAATATGACCCCAGCCACCTCTAACAATGGAGACAGGTTGAGCAGAAACACACAGGGTGTGAGCCTAGCAGACACCAGCAGCTATACACGCCACTCTGCTCTACCTACCCATGCCTCTCGCGTTATAAGACAAACACCGAGACCTGCTTTTGAGAGAGAGTCTGTCAGAGAGACTACAGCAGTCCCACTGTTGGGCGTTAATGAAGAAACCTCCAAATTGGACCTGGTGCAGAGGACGACAGGGCCACCTACTGGCCATGAAGACACACTGCCTAGAGCAAACagtttctccacctcctccacctccttgaGACAGCGTTCCAAGAGTGCCACTGGCAGAGCCCACACAGGGACGAGAAACAAGGAGGTGAATGCAAAAGGAAAAGgaggggagggtttggtggtCAAGAACCCTCATCAGGAGTCTGTCAGAAGGCAAGAGGTAAAACCAGAGCAGGTCACATTTAAAGGTCTGAAGGAAAACCAACCACAACCCTCGCCTCAGGAGAGAAACGTACAAACAGAGGTAGAAGTAGTGGAGGAGACAggactgaagggaggagagaaaagggatgggcagagtgagggaaatgaggagaaggagcaggagaggaggagtgctTTCGGAGTGAAGCTGCGCACCAATTCTCAGTCTCTGAAGTATCGCTTGCAAAGGGACCAAGAATTCAGGGTTGGGTGTCATATTGTCTCAACAACTGCAGGACCAGTCAAAGGCAAAATTGGCACAAGTTCAAAGGTCAGGGGTGACTTGGCAAATAAGGCTTCGAGGAAGGGCCCGTCACAAGTGTCTGACTGCCCCCCCTCATACACCCTTGACAGAAACAGACTCAACGAGAACCAAG ATGATGATGATACTGACCTGGTAGTAGATGCCTTTTCAGACCCAG ACAAAGGCCCATCCTCCAGACATGCTCTGGGGCTCCCAAGATGGGCTGAGACCCCTGGGTCTAATGGGTCAGCTGGATCGGAGCCTGTCTGGATGTCCATGGCCCGGGAAAAGACCAGGAGTCTCCAACAGCATCTCAGTCCAGAGACAGTGCCTGGGACAGGGGGGACAACAACGCCCCAGTACACCCCATCACCACtgccagctccaaccccagccccaCAGCCGAGATTACAACCAACAGCCCAGCCATCAACACAACCTCCATCACAATCACAGCCAAGCACAAAAACAGCCTTGCAAAAACAACCATCACCCCCAGTGGTACAAACACCATCTCAACCAATACCAAGCGGTAGACCAATCCTACAGGGAATGCATCTGACAGCTAAACTCAAAACATTGCCTTCAGATCAGCCTAACACACAAACAGCATCACAACAGACACCACAAGGAACAGCGCAACAGCTGACACAACCGTCCTCCCAACCTCACACGCCAACCAGACCAACTCTACGAGGAGCGTCTGAGAGATCTTCCAcgtctctgaagagacctgagaAGATGCCTGTGGAGAAATGGACAGAAAGAGCGCTCCCGCCTGGGACTATG GAGGAATCTAGCAATGGTCAAATTGAGATTCACATCACAAATCCTGAGATACcttcttcttcatcatcatcatcctcattgtCACACCGGGGTCAGCCAACCTGGATGGAACTTGCCAAGAGGAAATCTCTGGCCTGGAGTGACAAGACTATGgacttgtgcgtgtgtgtgtttgagggaggTAAAGAGGTTCCTAAAGAGAGTAAGAAGAAgactgaaataaaataa